In Candidatus Eisenbacteria bacterium, the following are encoded in one genomic region:
- a CDS encoding tetratricopeptide repeat protein, producing MGDRYLILLALLAAGAAVLIIVFLFRKGGVSHKPDRSELYRNVSEALVEGDVTQALRLLRRIALEYSDDWNSQLLLGDLLRSSGRAQKALPLHQMLVTQVPGDRQSMVRIFESVARDNLALALPEKALDAAHEMLELDRQNTTAHEISWRAYDSQGEWEAAWDELQRFYKRAEVIPGGVPSPALYKVFMGHKSLESGDLKNAQQHLRLALRLDPELHLAKVFLGDTKSRGGHENEAIDLWKDFAKHRPDDAELVFGRLERTLFALGRFGELNAVYEDILGDDAEHPGALAALARMCIKRGMYEEADRYLQLLHEKFPEDRRGRRLLVESLLSAGKTAEALEYMETWMEENPTLQTQCTSCGYRGSDLLIRCPQCNAWQHAPSAPSIR from the coding sequence ATGGGTGATCGCTATTTGATTCTGCTGGCCCTTCTTGCAGCGGGCGCCGCTGTTCTCATCATCGTTTTTCTCTTCAGGAAGGGGGGCGTGAGCCACAAGCCGGATCGTTCCGAGCTTTATCGGAATGTTTCAGAAGCGCTGGTCGAGGGCGATGTCACGCAAGCTCTCCGTCTCCTGCGGCGGATCGCTCTTGAATACTCCGACGATTGGAATTCCCAACTTCTATTGGGAGATCTCCTGAGAAGCTCGGGCCGAGCTCAAAAGGCGCTCCCCCTTCATCAGATGCTGGTCACGCAAGTTCCTGGAGATAGACAATCCATGGTTCGGATTTTTGAATCGGTCGCCCGGGACAACCTTGCTCTTGCGCTTCCAGAAAAGGCCCTGGATGCCGCTCATGAAATGCTGGAATTGGATCGTCAAAATACCACTGCACACGAAATCAGCTGGCGGGCCTATGATTCCCAGGGTGAATGGGAAGCGGCTTGGGATGAGCTTCAGCGCTTCTACAAAAGGGCGGAGGTCATCCCGGGAGGAGTTCCGTCGCCGGCGCTGTATAAGGTCTTTATGGGCCATAAGAGCCTTGAAAGCGGTGATCTGAAAAACGCCCAGCAGCATCTGCGTCTAGCCCTGCGTCTTGATCCGGAACTTCATCTGGCGAAAGTCTTTCTTGGCGATACCAAAAGCCGGGGGGGGCATGAAAACGAGGCGATCGACCTTTGGAAGGATTTTGCGAAACACCGGCCCGACGACGCCGAGCTTGTCTTCGGACGTCTTGAACGAACACTCTTCGCCCTGGGTCGCTTCGGCGAGCTAAACGCCGTCTATGAAGATATCCTGGGTGACGATGCTGAACATCCGGGGGCTCTGGCCGCGCTGGCAAGAATGTGTATCAAACGGGGCATGTATGAGGAAGCCGACCGCTATCTTCAACTCCTTCACGAAAAGTTTCCTGAGGATCGGAGGGGGCGGCGGCTCCTGGTTGAATCCCTGCTGTCGGCGGGTAAAACGGCAGAAGCCCTGGAATATATGGAAACGTGGATGGAGGAGAATCCTACCCTCCAAACACAGTGCACCTCTTGCGGATACCGGGGTTCGGATCTTCTCATTCGTTGCCCTCAATGCAATGCTTGGCAGCATGCGCCGTCGGCACCTTCCATCCGGTAG
- the mutS gene encoding DNA mismatch repair protein MutS, protein MARRKELKKMGTTGSLTGTSTGASVDRSRATPMMAQYFEIKAQHPDAVLLYRMGDFYEMFYEDAVLASKILGLTLTSRDKGQENSIPLAGLPWHSADPYIARLLKAGHKIAICEQVSDPPLKSGLMDRRVIEVLTPGTALQDGLLESRSNNFVLAIRIAGEMIGFAVADISTGEFYAGDLPFSEAGAQFERFRPSEMIVGSDQVQDEAIKDLFRESSQPYITKLDPWQFEEARAANRLREHFGLSTLAGWDLEDLGPGLGAAAALLDYARDQKQSDLPHIRSIRRLRPGSTMVLDAITLRHLEILEPLLGTDRATTLLSVLDRTCTPMGARKLRSALRAPLMDLEAIRRRHTAIGLLIDHPTQLTRLRQALGRIRDIERILGKVTTDRATPRDLAALRDSLASLPALQKECLELTGGQSGPSRSGEMPVIPGADIDLLADIRDLLERSLSECPPATPNDLGIIRDGYDQELDAIRQGSISGREWIAALQEIERKQTGIPTLKVGFNKVFGYYLEVTHAQLSKVPDHYIRKQTLVNAERFLTPELKEKEEKVLGAEAAEKKRQREILSDLQSRTGGEASRILETASRIAELDLLAGWAETAQRGGYIRPEMSETTGIRISQGRHSVVESFVGAGQFVANDVHLNNGDRQVQILTGPNMAGKSTFLRQVGILCIMAQAGSWIPAEEATLGLVDRIFTRVGASDNIALGQSTFLVEMIETSRILHQATSRALVLLDEIGRGTSTYDGLSLAWAVAEELRRDPKRRPMVIFATHFHELTRLARQEKGFINLNVLVREWNDEVIFMRKVAEGAADRSYGIHVARLAGIPGPVLKRAEEILRNLEARGPRPVPDGGFLQPQLPLFSDHEVGELMWDEGGGEGSGRAGDPASVLNEEKMRPIIDEIRSIDLDGMSPREAWECLEDWRARIKASLDGSDEGS, encoded by the coding sequence ATGGCTCGGCGCAAAGAATTAAAAAAAATGGGTACGACCGGGTCATTGACCGGTACATCCACCGGCGCATCCGTCGATCGAAGCCGGGCGACGCCGATGATGGCCCAATACTTCGAAATCAAGGCCCAACATCCTGATGCCGTTTTGCTCTACCGCATGGGCGATTTCTACGAGATGTTTTATGAAGACGCCGTCCTGGCCAGCAAGATTCTCGGTTTAACATTAACATCCCGCGACAAAGGACAGGAAAACAGCATCCCGCTCGCCGGTCTTCCTTGGCATAGCGCTGATCCCTATATCGCCCGGCTGCTCAAGGCCGGCCACAAGATCGCCATTTGCGAGCAGGTCTCCGACCCCCCTCTCAAGAGCGGCCTTATGGATCGCCGGGTGATAGAAGTCCTCACACCCGGGACGGCCCTTCAAGACGGTCTTTTGGAATCAAGATCGAACAATTTTGTCCTGGCCATCAGAATCGCCGGAGAGATGATCGGATTCGCCGTCGCCGATATCAGCACCGGCGAGTTCTATGCCGGGGATCTGCCTTTTAGTGAAGCGGGCGCACAATTTGAACGATTCAGACCATCCGAGATGATTGTCGGCTCCGATCAGGTTCAGGATGAGGCGATAAAAGATCTTTTTAGGGAATCGTCGCAACCCTATATAACAAAATTGGATCCCTGGCAATTCGAGGAGGCGCGGGCGGCAAACCGTCTCCGTGAGCATTTCGGCCTGTCGACTCTGGCCGGTTGGGATCTAGAAGACCTGGGACCGGGATTGGGGGCGGCCGCGGCATTGCTCGACTACGCGCGGGACCAAAAACAATCCGACCTTCCTCATATCCGATCGATTCGACGCCTCCGGCCCGGATCGACCATGGTTCTTGATGCGATCACGCTGCGCCATCTTGAGATCCTGGAGCCCCTGCTGGGAACCGACCGCGCGACGACCCTTCTGTCGGTTCTCGATCGGACGTGCACCCCGATGGGGGCGCGGAAGCTGCGCTCCGCGTTACGCGCCCCGCTGATGGATCTAGAGGCCATCCGGCGGCGGCACACCGCGATCGGTCTCTTGATCGACCACCCCACCCAGCTGACACGATTGCGCCAGGCCCTGGGCAGGATCCGGGACATCGAGAGGATTCTGGGAAAGGTGACGACGGACAGGGCGACGCCGAGGGATTTGGCGGCTCTGCGGGATTCATTGGCATCGCTGCCCGCTCTGCAGAAGGAGTGCCTTGAGTTGACCGGGGGACAAAGCGGCCCCTCCCGTTCGGGTGAGATGCCGGTCATTCCCGGGGCCGATATCGATCTGCTGGCCGATATCCGGGATCTGCTCGAGCGTTCCCTCAGTGAATGCCCGCCGGCCACGCCGAATGACCTGGGGATTATCCGTGACGGATACGATCAGGAGCTCGACGCGATCCGGCAGGGATCCATCAGCGGGCGGGAATGGATCGCCGCGCTTCAAGAGATTGAAAGAAAGCAGACCGGCATACCGACGCTGAAGGTCGGCTTTAACAAAGTATTCGGTTATTACCTCGAGGTCACCCACGCGCAACTTTCCAAAGTGCCCGATCACTATATCCGTAAGCAGACATTGGTCAATGCGGAGCGTTTTCTAACTCCGGAATTGAAGGAGAAGGAGGAGAAGGTCCTCGGCGCCGAGGCGGCGGAGAAGAAGCGTCAAAGGGAGATTCTCAGCGATCTTCAGTCCCGGACGGGAGGGGAAGCCTCCCGGATTCTTGAGACGGCCTCGCGGATCGCGGAATTGGATCTGCTGGCCGGATGGGCCGAAACAGCGCAGCGGGGCGGTTATATCCGTCCGGAGATGTCTGAGACGACGGGGATCCGGATTAGTCAAGGCCGCCATTCGGTGGTGGAGAGTTTTGTGGGGGCCGGGCAATTCGTGGCCAATGATGTCCATCTCAATAATGGCGATCGGCAGGTTCAGATTCTAACGGGACCGAATATGGCCGGGAAATCGACCTTCCTCCGCCAGGTCGGGATTCTCTGCATTATGGCGCAGGCCGGATCGTGGATTCCCGCGGAGGAGGCGACCCTCGGTCTGGTCGACCGGATTTTCACCCGTGTCGGGGCCTCTGATAATATTGCGCTCGGTCAATCGACATTTCTCGTCGAGATGATTGAGACGAGCCGGATTCTCCATCAGGCGACCTCCCGGGCTCTCGTTCTGCTGGATGAGATCGGACGGGGAACCTCCACATATGACGGTCTCTCGCTCGCCTGGGCCGTCGCCGAAGAACTGCGGCGTGATCCCAAACGCCGTCCGATGGTTATCTTTGCGACCCACTTTCATGAGCTCACCCGTCTTGCCAGACAGGAAAAGGGTTTTATAAACCTCAATGTCCTTGTCCGTGAGTGGAATGACGAGGTGATCTTCATGCGAAAGGTGGCCGAGGGGGCGGCCGATCGAAGTTATGGGATTCATGTCGCCCGCCTGGCCGGTATCCCCGGCCCCGTGCTGAAACGGGCCGAGGAAATTCTGAGAAATCTCGAGGCGCGCGGTCCCCGGCCGGTCCCCGACGGCGGATTCCTGCAACCCCAGTTGCCCCTCTTTTCGGATCATGAGGTGGGAGAACTGATGTGGGATGAAGGGGGCGGTGAGGGGAGCGGGCGAGCAGGGGATCCGGCGAGTGTCCTCAATGAGGAGAAGATGCGCCCGATTATCGATGAGATTCGGAGCATCGATCTGGATGGGATGAGTCCCCGGGAGGCGTGGGAATGCTTGGAAGACTGGCGCGCGCGGATCAAAGCCTCCCTTGACGGATCGGATGAGGGCTCCTAA
- a CDS encoding tetratricopeptide repeat protein, producing the protein MKNRTWISKMVLIMGILSILRLPVKAQEVGEISVPPPAAAVELYNAGLELAGSQQFAEASLKFEEALALAPTFTAARYNLGLIYRQLGEKEKAVEELQQSLSGAPQPAMAHRILGELLADLVRIDEAIEQYEAALSLDETQTDLHYAIATLLHRHAKTKEDKQRTIEAYEAAIEKAPRHSSARSAYSSLAQLYYHAGDKEKALHNYDMACRYDASNADLHYNRGVLLNQMSRIQDAVDALKTSIELESPNGKAQYALAEIYYSKLHMDEKAIDAYEAAAADPHFSKATQARDHAKMIKEYLEKKREAEAEADAAMEEGDGSQ; encoded by the coding sequence ATGAAAAACAGAACCTGGATTTCAAAGATGGTCCTCATCATGGGGATTCTCTCCATCCTCCGCCTTCCGGTGAAGGCGCAAGAAGTCGGCGAGATCTCCGTCCCGCCCCCCGCTGCGGCGGTGGAGCTCTACAATGCCGGATTGGAGCTGGCGGGAAGCCAGCAATTCGCCGAGGCCAGCCTCAAATTCGAGGAAGCCCTCGCCCTGGCGCCGACCTTCACCGCGGCGCGCTACAATTTGGGATTGATCTACCGGCAGCTCGGCGAGAAGGAAAAGGCAGTCGAGGAGCTTCAACAATCTTTGAGCGGCGCTCCCCAGCCGGCGATGGCCCACCGGATTCTCGGCGAGCTCCTGGCTGATCTTGTTCGCATCGACGAGGCGATTGAACAATATGAGGCGGCCTTGAGCCTCGATGAAACGCAGACGGATCTTCATTATGCGATCGCCACCCTCCTCCACCGGCATGCCAAGACCAAAGAAGATAAACAGAGAACCATAGAGGCGTATGAGGCGGCGATCGAGAAAGCCCCGCGGCATTCCAGCGCCCGCTCGGCCTACAGCTCGCTGGCGCAGCTCTATTATCATGCCGGCGATAAAGAGAAGGCCTTGCACAATTACGACATGGCCTGCCGTTACGATGCCTCGAACGCCGATCTTCACTACAACCGCGGTGTGCTCCTGAATCAGATGTCACGAATCCAGGACGCCGTTGATGCGCTGAAGACATCGATCGAATTGGAATCCCCCAATGGGAAGGCGCAATATGCGCTGGCCGAAATCTACTACAGCAAGCTCCATATGGACGAAAAGGCGATTGATGCCTATGAAGCGGCGGCGGCCGATCCTCATTTTTCAAAAGCGACCCAGGCGCGGGACCACGCGAAAATGATAAAGGAGTATCTGGAGAAGAAACGGGAAGCCGAGGCGGAGGCCGACGCGGCAATGGAAGAGGGAGACGGATCGCAATAG